DNA sequence from the Geoalkalibacter ferrihydriticus DSM 17813 genome:
CCTGGTGGTCGGCGCGGCGAGCTTTGAAGCCGTCGCGATGAAGGCCGATCTCGGTGCCCTCATCATCGGCATGCTGGTTGCGAACCACCCCAAGGCCAAGGAACTCGCCAAAAGTCTGCTCGGCTTCAAGGAAGTGTTTCTGGTGGGATTTTTTCTCAGCATCGGCCTGGCCGGCATGCCCACCTGGGAAACCTTGGGCATCGCCTTGCTGCTCACCCTGCTGGTTCCCTTAAAGGTGGCTTTGTTTTTTCTGCTGCTGTGTCGTTTTAAATTGCGTGCGCGCACCTCGCTGCTGGCCTCTTTCAGTTTGGCCAACTACAGCGAATTCGGCTTGATCGTGGGTGCGGTGGGGGTCGCCAACGGCTGGATCGGGCCAGAGTGGCTCACCGTCATCGCCATCGCCCTCTCCTTGACCTTCTTGCTGGCCGCGCCTCTCAACAGCCTGGGCAATCGCATTTATCAGCGATACCAGCAGCCGTTGCTGCGTTTTGAAATCGGCGACCGCCATCCCGACGACCTCATCGAACCCTGGCCCGCCAATATCGTGATTTTCGGCATGGGACGCATCGGTTTGGGCGCCTACGAGTTCATGGTTGAGCGCTGCGGAGCCTCGGTTATCGGTGTCGATATCAACGAAGTTGTTGCTGAAGAGCATTGCAATCGCGGACGCAATGTCATCCTCGGCGATGCCACGGACCCGGATTTTTGGGATTTGGTGAAGAACAGAGGGGGATTCGGGAAACTGGAACTGGTGATGCTGGCCATGCCCAAGCATCGCGCCAATCTCTCGGCCATCGACCAGTTGCACAAGGCCGGCTTCACCGGCAACATTTCAGCCATCGCCATGTATGACGACCAGATCGCAGAGTTGCGCGACAAAGGGGTACACGCGGCCTTCAATTTCTACGCTGAAGCCGGCACAGGCTTCGCCGAACACGTCTATGAGGAGGCGCTGCGCAGGGGGGTTCTGCCCAGCGTCTGCGCAGTGGCGCAGGACTGAGCCGAGTCGGACACAATTGAAGGTTTAAAGCTCCGCCCCACTTTCGCCGCCTGCGGCCTCGGGGCGCAAGGCGATATGCTGCTCGGGTTGCTCCATGACCTTGACCAGTGCGGCCACCCGCTGATCGAACTGGCCGCGCTTGCTCTGGGGCACGGAGGCCGCCATGGGGATGTTG
Encoded proteins:
- a CDS encoding cation:proton antiporter family protein, translating into MDPLWLTVAFLCGFLVRQVGLPPLVGFLVAGFVLNAMGIEGGATLQTAADLGVILLLFTIGLKLKVQSLFKPEIWAGTSLHMLITVGFMSLTFWGLTHVGLRLFTDLDLAAILLVGFALSFSSTVFAVKVLEEKGEMSSKHGSAAIGILIMQDVLAVVFLTASTGKFPSPWALAVLIGLFLARPYIYRIMDRCDHGELTILFGFFLALVVGAASFEAVAMKADLGALIIGMLVANHPKAKELAKSLLGFKEVFLVGFFLSIGLAGMPTWETLGIALLLTLLVPLKVALFFLLLCRFKLRARTSLLASFSLANYSEFGLIVGAVGVANGWIGPEWLTVIAIALSLTFLLAAPLNSLGNRIYQRYQQPLLRFEIGDRHPDDLIEPWPANIVIFGMGRIGLGAYEFMVERCGASVIGVDINEVVAEEHCNRGRNVILGDATDPDFWDLVKNRGGFGKLELVMLAMPKHRANLSAIDQLHKAGFTGNISAIAMYDDQIAELRDKGVHAAFNFYAEAGTGFAEHVYEEALRRGVLPSVCAVAQD